From the Cohaesibacter sp. ES.047 genome, one window contains:
- a CDS encoding LysR family transcriptional regulator produces MNNPWANMDWDLVRVFLTVAEKGSFKGAADTISMSLNTIRKTIERMEDQFGYPLFFREPNGLRLTAEGRRVVVSAREVQNSMHDLWRAASASTNTMQGPIRVAITEGLGTFWLIPQLSEFVEDVAGINRIELQCAIKSVDVMRLEADISVQLEEPTNPDLIRRKLGKLHLVPWASKHYIERFGVPKSIVDLAQHRIVEQDADRPKNFDLAELFGAGVAERMVAIKTNFSSAHYWAIAKGVGVGMLPSYARLIGGNVEPVNIPGLRLSLDIWMTCHPEVLKSARHRRFVDWLASCFNANTYPWFHDEFLPPEQIEEQQDPVRMKEYFDGFVAGTSHFVKSG; encoded by the coding sequence ATGAATAATCCATGGGCAAATATGGATTGGGATCTGGTCCGTGTCTTTCTCACGGTCGCAGAGAAAGGTAGCTTCAAGGGTGCTGCGGATACCATTTCCATGTCCCTCAACACCATTCGCAAGACGATCGAACGGATGGAGGATCAGTTTGGTTATCCGTTGTTTTTCCGCGAGCCGAACGGGCTGAGGCTGACCGCAGAAGGGCGGCGGGTTGTTGTCTCTGCCCGGGAAGTCCAGAATTCCATGCACGATCTGTGGCGGGCCGCATCTGCGAGTACCAACACAATGCAAGGGCCGATCCGTGTTGCCATCACCGAAGGTCTAGGCACCTTCTGGCTCATTCCGCAACTGAGTGAGTTTGTCGAGGATGTCGCCGGGATCAACCGGATCGAATTACAGTGCGCGATCAAGTCTGTGGATGTGATGCGTCTGGAGGCGGACATCTCCGTCCAGCTCGAAGAGCCAACCAACCCCGATCTTATCCGGCGTAAGCTTGGTAAGCTGCATCTGGTGCCTTGGGCCAGCAAACACTATATCGAGCGTTTCGGCGTGCCCAAGAGCATCGTCGATCTGGCCCAGCATCGCATCGTGGAACAGGATGCCGACCGGCCGAAGAACTTCGATCTGGCAGAATTGTTCGGTGCGGGGGTGGCCGAGCGCATGGTCGCAATCAAGACCAACTTCTCGTCAGCCCACTATTGGGCGATCGCAAAAGGCGTGGGCGTTGGTATGTTGCCCAGCTATGCGCGTCTCATCGGCGGCAATGTCGAGCCTGTCAACATTCCCGGCCTCAGGTTGTCTCTTGATATCTGGATGACGTGCCATCCGGAAGTTCTGAAATCCGCGCGGCACAGACGCTTTGTCGATTGGCTCGCATCCTGCTTCAACGCCAACACATACCCTTGGTTCCATGATGAGTTTCTACCCCCGGAGCAGATCGAGGAACAACAAGATCCGGTGCGCATGAAAGAATATTTCGACGGTTTCGTCGCCGGGACAAGCCATTTTGTCAAGTCGGGCTAG
- a CDS encoding DeoR/GlpR family DNA-binding transcription regulator, whose product METQRHRTIVELLQQQPFLSVHELVRTIGVSPATVRRDIDKLVEAGMGQKVHGGIAAMPVPTSDRPSLPFFENRDLAVNAKKAIARKASGLVRDGNAIIIHGGSTCFHFGVEIALRNLSIFTQSMPLAAYLFEHSNCQLLVGGGALYREPGILFSAAQPDDQFYADQFFVGAQGVNAFGLLETNPMLVRLTREMIKLATEVIVLVDSRKFIDSPSTLAVPFDRISKLITDDGLSDKDARMLENEGVDYLVAEQNGGCAA is encoded by the coding sequence ATGGAGACGCAACGGCATCGCACGATCGTGGAGTTGCTGCAGCAGCAGCCATTCCTGTCGGTACACGAGCTTGTTCGGACCATCGGTGTTTCACCGGCAACGGTGAGGCGGGATATCGACAAACTCGTCGAAGCTGGCATGGGACAGAAGGTTCATGGGGGGATCGCGGCCATGCCCGTGCCCACGAGCGACCGACCCTCTTTGCCTTTCTTTGAAAATCGTGATCTGGCGGTCAACGCCAAGAAGGCCATTGCACGCAAAGCCAGCGGCTTGGTTCGGGATGGCAACGCCATTATCATCCATGGCGGATCGACCTGTTTTCACTTCGGAGTCGAGATCGCACTGCGCAATCTGAGCATCTTTACCCAATCCATGCCGCTTGCAGCCTATCTGTTTGAACACAGCAATTGCCAGTTGCTCGTCGGCGGAGGTGCGCTTTATCGCGAACCCGGTATCCTGTTCAGTGCAGCCCAGCCGGACGACCAGTTCTACGCGGATCAGTTCTTCGTCGGGGCGCAAGGTGTGAATGCGTTTGGGCTTCTGGAAACAAACCCCATGTTGGTGCGCTTGACCCGCGAGATGATCAAACTGGCCACAGAGGTTATCGTTTTGGTGGATAGCCGTAAATTCATCGATAGTCCGAGCACGCTTGCTGTGCCTTTTGACCGGATTTCCAAGCTGATTACAGATGACGGCCTGTCCGATAAAGATGCCCGTATGCTCGAAAATGAGGGAGTTGACTATTTGGTGGCGGAACAAAATGGAGGATGCGCAGCATGA
- a CDS encoding sugar ABC transporter ATP-binding protein codes for MRSMNNQNKPILEMRDISKTFGTVKALSGVALSAYGGEVHALMGENGAGKSTLMKILSGAYVSDRGGEVLVAGTPVITGNPKAAKSQGIAVIYQELSLAPNLTVAENIFLGNERANRGVVNRAAMRQETQPILDRLGVEFEPSTRVADLSLGERQMVEIARALSSNARIIIMDEPTTALSNRETEKLFEVIEALKKDNIAVIYISHRMEEVYRLADRCSVLRDGNYIGTLDKEDINAERLISMMVGRELSTFYKKEHHPDETLGEIAMSVEDLGDDKKVKHCSFVVHHGEVLGIAGLVGSGRTELARMIYGADKALTGRIEIDGKNATPTSPSHALDQGIVYLTEDRKKLGLFLEMSISDNINMCVMQEDAGAMGMRNFNTARKRADKAFDTLSIKAQNPTVLVGSLSGGNQQKVLLARLLEARPKVIILDEPTRGVDVGAKSEIYRLIDELAANGLAIVMISSELPEIIGVADRVLVMREGEIAGEMKASPDAPIAQEAIMRLATGSLKAKSA; via the coding sequence ATGCGCAGCATGAATAACCAGAACAAGCCAATCCTTGAAATGCGCGATATCTCGAAAACGTTCGGTACGGTGAAAGCCCTGTCCGGTGTTGCCCTGTCCGCTTACGGCGGCGAGGTTCATGCTCTGATGGGGGAGAACGGAGCGGGCAAGTCGACGCTGATGAAAATCCTGTCGGGAGCCTATGTTTCGGATCGGGGTGGAGAGGTGCTGGTGGCAGGGACACCGGTGATCACCGGCAACCCCAAGGCTGCCAAGTCTCAGGGCATCGCGGTGATCTATCAGGAATTATCACTGGCTCCCAATCTGACCGTCGCTGAAAATATCTTTCTGGGCAACGAACGCGCGAACCGTGGTGTGGTCAACCGAGCGGCCATGCGCCAGGAAACGCAACCGATACTTGATCGACTTGGCGTCGAGTTTGAACCATCAACGCGTGTCGCCGATCTGTCGCTGGGGGAGCGCCAGATGGTCGAGATTGCACGGGCTCTGTCCTCGAATGCCCGCATCATCATCATGGACGAGCCGACAACAGCTCTTTCCAACCGGGAAACCGAAAAACTGTTCGAGGTCATCGAGGCCCTCAAGAAGGACAACATTGCCGTTATCTACATTTCCCATCGCATGGAGGAGGTGTACCGATTGGCAGACCGCTGCTCGGTTCTGAGAGACGGAAACTATATCGGCACGCTGGACAAAGAGGATATCAATGCCGAGAGGCTGATTTCCATGATGGTCGGGCGCGAGCTGTCAACCTTCTACAAGAAGGAGCATCACCCCGATGAAACCCTTGGCGAAATCGCCATGTCGGTGGAAGATCTGGGGGACGACAAAAAGGTCAAGCACTGTTCGTTTGTCGTCCATCACGGAGAGGTGCTCGGGATTGCCGGGTTGGTTGGATCAGGCCGGACAGAGCTGGCCCGCATGATCTACGGCGCGGACAAGGCGCTGACCGGACGCATCGAGATCGATGGCAAGAATGCAACGCCAACCAGTCCCAGTCACGCCCTTGATCAGGGCATCGTCTATCTCACTGAGGACCGCAAGAAACTTGGCCTGTTTTTGGAAATGTCTATTTCAGACAACATCAACATGTGCGTCATGCAAGAGGACGCAGGCGCGATGGGCATGCGCAATTTCAACACCGCGCGCAAGCGAGCTGACAAGGCCTTCGATACCCTGTCAATCAAGGCACAGAACCCCACCGTCCTCGTCGGATCCCTGTCCGGTGGCAACCAGCAAAAGGTGCTTCTCGCCCGACTTCTGGAGGCTCGCCCAAAGGTTATCATTCTTGATGAACCCACCCGCGGCGTGGACGTGGGAGCGAAATCTGAAATCTACCGCCTGATCGACGAATTGGCCGCCAATGGTCTGGCGATCGTGATGATATCGAGCGAGCTGCCAGAGATCATCGGAGTTGCAGACAGAGTGCTGGTCATGCGAGAGGGCGAGATTGCCGGAGAAATGAAGGCAAGCCCGGACGCCCCCATCGCTCAGGAAGCCATCATGCGTCTGGCCACCGGCTCTCTGAAAGCCAAATCAGCATAA
- a CDS encoding ribose ABC transporter permease produces MSVASDTENKKKSAQFGGLIRALGMLPVLILLAIGFHLLSGKFLAAGNLSIVMQQASINIVLAAGMTYVILTGGIDLSVGSILAASAMAAVVISLVPGIGWLGVPAGMAIGLVFGLANGALVALLKLPPFIVTLGSLTAVRGVARLMGGDTTVFNSDLPFSVIGDGTILGVPILAIIAILVIILSWFILRRTVLGTWIYAVGGNEEAARLTGIKVPIVLLFVYGMSGLMSGLGGVMSAARLYAANGLQLGQSYELDAIAAVILGGTSFVGGVGSITGTLIGALIIAVLSNGLILTGTSDIWQFIIKGLVIIVAVALDRFRGKSAT; encoded by the coding sequence ATGAGCGTCGCCTCAGATACCGAAAACAAAAAGAAGTCCGCGCAGTTCGGCGGGCTCATCAGGGCGCTGGGCATGTTGCCCGTTTTGATCCTGTTGGCCATCGGCTTTCACCTGTTATCCGGCAAGTTCCTCGCCGCCGGTAACTTGTCCATTGTCATGCAGCAGGCCTCGATCAACATCGTGCTGGCTGCGGGCATGACTTATGTGATCCTGACGGGCGGGATCGACCTGTCCGTCGGCTCCATACTGGCGGCCTCCGCGATGGCCGCAGTCGTCATTTCGCTTGTCCCCGGCATCGGATGGCTGGGGGTGCCAGCCGGTATGGCAATTGGTCTTGTGTTCGGTCTGGCCAACGGCGCATTGGTGGCGCTTTTGAAATTGCCGCCTTTCATTGTCACGCTCGGATCCCTGACGGCGGTGCGCGGTGTGGCGCGTCTGATGGGGGGCGATACGACAGTTTTCAACTCCGATCTGCCATTCTCCGTGATCGGCGACGGGACTATCCTGGGCGTTCCGATCCTTGCGATCATCGCCATTCTGGTGATCATCCTGTCATGGTTCATTCTGCGCCGAACCGTGCTGGGCACTTGGATTTACGCGGTTGGCGGCAACGAGGAGGCCGCCCGACTGACCGGTATCAAGGTGCCGATTGTGCTGCTGTTCGTCTATGGCATGTCGGGGCTTATGTCCGGCCTTGGCGGCGTGATGTCTGCGGCGCGGCTTTATGCGGCCAACGGATTGCAGCTTGGCCAATCCTATGAGCTTGACGCCATTGCGGCGGTCATTTTGGGCGGCACCAGCTTTGTCGGTGGTGTCGGCTCAATCACGGGCACGCTGATCGGTGCATTGATCATCGCTGTCCTTTCGAACGGCCTGATCCTAACCGGTACATCGGATATCTGGCAGTTCATCATCAAGGGGCTTGTCATTATTGTAGCCGTTGCTCTCGACCGCTTCCGCGGCAAGAGTGCAACTTGA
- a CDS encoding ABC transporter substrate-binding protein — protein sequence MRIASKLLIGAATALAIVTGGAQAADKPLNSIGISVGLLGNPFFVATIKGIEDRAREINPDVEITSVSADYDLNKQVSQIDSFIAKGVDIIMLNAVDDTAIAPAVNRAKKAGITIAAFDVSAPGADVTVMTDNIAAGTKACQYIVDALDGKGNVAIIKGPSSSSLNDRFNGCLDVFNANDGINVVSSDQNGLAAREGGMNVMQGLLTRFSDLDAVFGANDPMALGAQLAAKQLGRTEIIITGVDGAPDTEKALKDPDALLKASASQDPYVMAGEALKMGYDFFNGRVPEKDTVLIDPVLITADNIDDYKGWTSPR from the coding sequence ATGCGTATTGCATCAAAACTTTTGATCGGAGCAGCCACCGCTCTGGCCATCGTGACTGGCGGTGCTCAGGCCGCAGACAAACCGCTCAACAGCATCGGTATTTCTGTCGGACTTCTGGGCAACCCCTTCTTTGTTGCCACCATCAAGGGCATCGAGGACCGCGCGCGGGAAATCAATCCGGACGTGGAAATCACCTCTGTTTCGGCAGATTATGATCTCAACAAGCAGGTCAGCCAGATTGACAGCTTCATCGCCAAGGGCGTGGACATCATCATGCTCAACGCAGTCGATGACACGGCCATCGCACCAGCGGTGAACCGCGCCAAGAAGGCTGGCATCACCATCGCTGCCTTCGACGTGTCTGCGCCGGGGGCTGATGTCACCGTGATGACTGACAACATCGCAGCCGGGACCAAGGCTTGCCAGTACATTGTTGATGCACTGGATGGCAAAGGCAATGTCGCGATTATCAAAGGACCGTCCTCATCGTCCCTCAACGACCGCTTCAACGGCTGCTTGGATGTCTTCAATGCAAATGATGGCATCAATGTTGTCTCCAGCGACCAGAATGGTCTTGCCGCGCGTGAAGGCGGCATGAATGTGATGCAGGGCCTGTTGACCCGCTTCTCCGATCTGGACGCAGTCTTCGGTGCCAACGATCCGATGGCTCTGGGCGCACAGCTTGCCGCCAAGCAGCTTGGCCGCACCGAAATCATCATCACCGGTGTTGATGGTGCTCCAGATACCGAAAAAGCCCTGAAAGACCCGGATGCACTTCTCAAGGCATCTGCCTCTCAGGATCCGTATGTGATGGCTGGTGAAGCGCTCAAAATGGGCTACGACTTCTTCAACGGTCGCGTGCCCGAGAAGGACACTGTGCTCATCGATCCGGTGCTGATCACTGCAGATAATATCGATGATTACAAAGGCTGGACGTCCCCGCGCTAA
- a CDS encoding DMT family transporter encodes MKQGLGALSITCAVLLLSLSDALVKLNNQSFALGQLLLIRSLVAMGLLMALLLACQTFQSGFSIRAFLVAHKRPWLWARSMCLALMWGCYYASLPFLSFSLAAACYYTAPVWMAILSSVLLGRRMRGREILAIILGLCGVMTILRPGLENVSIAAILPLLAGFLYALAAIITSRHLKQVPALVVAINLNLVIASTAAVSVAGLMYFGPEHQASFLLSAWSSVDWNGGLLLIGLGGLLAIITFLVAVAYQSSPAPIIGLFDNGYLAFAILWGILLFEDWPDLIACLGVMLIGAGALLASARQ; translated from the coding sequence TTGAAGCAAGGACTCGGTGCTCTTTCCATCACGTGCGCCGTGTTGTTGCTATCGCTGTCTGATGCTCTCGTGAAGCTCAACAATCAAAGCTTCGCTTTGGGGCAATTGCTTCTCATCCGGTCCCTCGTGGCGATGGGGCTTTTGATGGCGCTTCTGCTGGCCTGCCAAACATTCCAGTCCGGTTTCTCTATCCGTGCGTTCCTAGTCGCACACAAACGACCTTGGCTCTGGGCGCGCAGCATGTGCCTTGCTCTGATGTGGGGCTGCTATTATGCCTCCCTGCCCTTCTTGTCTTTTTCATTGGCTGCGGCTTGCTACTATACCGCGCCGGTCTGGATGGCTATTCTGTCGTCTGTCCTGCTCGGTCGGCGCATGCGGGGGCGCGAGATTCTTGCGATCATTCTGGGGCTTTGCGGGGTCATGACGATCCTGCGACCCGGTCTGGAGAACGTTTCCATCGCAGCTATTCTGCCTTTGCTCGCCGGTTTCTTGTACGCGCTTGCAGCCATCATCACGTCACGCCACCTCAAACAGGTTCCCGCCCTTGTTGTTGCCATCAATCTCAATCTGGTGATTGCCAGCACGGCGGCGGTTTCTGTCGCAGGGCTGATGTATTTCGGTCCCGAGCATCAAGCGAGCTTTTTGCTATCCGCATGGTCCAGTGTGGATTGGAATGGTGGTCTCCTCCTTATCGGGCTTGGGGGCCTGCTGGCTATCATCACCTTTTTGGTCGCGGTCGCCTATCAGTCATCACCGGCTCCGATTATCGGATTGTTCGATAACGGGTATCTCGCCTTTGCGATCCTGTGGGGCATCCTGCTGTTTGAGGATTGGCCTGACCTCATCGCGTGTCTTGGGGTCATGCTGATTGGCGCAGGGGCGCTTCTGGCATCTGCGAGGCAATAA
- a CDS encoding LysR family transcriptional regulator — protein MQNDQFQLSRLKPFEAAARYESFTQAADELGLTQTAISRQISQLEAELGVALFERRNRAVFLTDEGRRLGQVITEALAMIRAEVETITGTNDPETVVLRCQLCEAFYWLMPRLSRFHAKYPEIQLQIVSALEPLTKAREPFDVALQTTGRASGSARLLFTATDEIFPVCAPALVSQSPDGDAEIDITQVPLLSHRVVPQDWFDWPEWFAANGQARPSDIQMIYFDSYPLVLQAAVAGQGVALGWGRTVEAMLEEGKLRKLGGLSLRRPNEISIFRGTKRTRHAAVDQLIAWLRSELA, from the coding sequence ATGCAAAATGATCAGTTCCAACTGTCCAGATTGAAGCCTTTTGAGGCTGCCGCACGCTATGAGAGTTTCACGCAGGCAGCTGACGAGCTCGGTCTGACCCAGACCGCCATCAGCCGTCAGATCAGCCAACTGGAAGCCGAGCTTGGTGTCGCGTTGTTCGAACGTCGGAACCGCGCCGTGTTCCTCACAGACGAGGGGCGACGATTGGGTCAGGTGATCACCGAGGCTCTTGCCATGATCAGAGCGGAAGTCGAAACAATCACCGGAACCAATGATCCCGAAACCGTGGTCTTGCGCTGTCAGTTGTGTGAAGCCTTCTACTGGTTGATGCCCCGTCTTTCGCGTTTTCATGCGAAATACCCGGAAATCCAGCTCCAGATTGTCAGTGCGCTTGAGCCTTTGACCAAGGCACGGGAACCATTCGATGTTGCTTTGCAAACGACAGGGCGTGCTTCTGGTTCGGCGCGGCTCCTTTTTACCGCAACAGACGAAATTTTCCCCGTATGTGCTCCCGCGCTGGTGTCTCAATCGCCGGATGGTGACGCCGAGATAGACATCACGCAGGTGCCGCTCTTGTCCCATCGGGTCGTGCCGCAGGATTGGTTCGATTGGCCTGAGTGGTTTGCCGCCAACGGACAAGCGCGTCCGTCAGATATTCAGATGATCTATTTTGACAGCTACCCGCTTGTGCTTCAGGCAGCCGTGGCAGGGCAGGGTGTCGCCCTTGGCTGGGGGCGAACTGTCGAGGCTATGCTGGAAGAGGGAAAGTTGCGCAAGCTCGGAGGCCTTTCTTTGCGCCGACCAAACGAGATTTCCATATTCCGCGGCACCAAGCGAACGCGCCATGCCGCGGTTGACCAATTGATTGCGTGGCTTAGATCGGAACTTGCGTGA
- a CDS encoding heme-degrading domain-containing protein translates to MAKLTDLNDTDLLAELSAHEEDLRFETFSVADAHEVGRRLVALAEKRSLSIAIDITCGDHCLFHMALKGTSPDNAQWILRKRRVVNRFHHSSLFMGATCRLAGQSLEQKYMLPDNQFAAHGGAFPIRLKDGAVIGTVTVSGLPQIEDHALVVEVLQDYLKAS, encoded by the coding sequence ATGGCCAAGCTAACCGACCTCAACGATACAGATCTTCTGGCGGAATTGTCCGCCCACGAGGAAGACCTTCGGTTCGAAACCTTTTCTGTTGCCGATGCTCACGAGGTGGGACGTCGTCTGGTCGCCTTGGCGGAAAAGCGGTCTTTGTCGATCGCGATTGATATTACGTGCGGGGACCATTGCCTGTTTCATATGGCCCTCAAGGGCACCTCGCCTGACAATGCTCAGTGGATCCTGCGCAAGAGGCGGGTGGTGAACCGGTTTCACCACAGTTCGCTCTTCATGGGTGCGACGTGCCGATTGGCCGGGCAGAGCCTTGAGCAGAAATACATGCTGCCGGACAACCAGTTCGCCGCTCACGGCGGAGCCTTTCCGATCCGACTGAAAGACGGTGCGGTGATCGGCACGGTGACAGTCTCCGGCCTGCCTCAGATCGAGGATCATGCGCTGGTTGTTGAGGTGTTGCAGGACTATCTCAAGGCTTCTTGA
- a CDS encoding LysR family transcriptional regulator, which translates to MDWRSVKFDWNKARAFLVTAEEGSLSAAARALGMAQTTLGRQVEGLEEELGVILFERVGRGLTLTPSGVDLLEHVRGMGEAAGRVSLAALGQTQALEGTICISASETYAAVLLPPIIAKLRRQEPGIQVEIVVANHASDLRRREADIAIRNFRPTEPDLIAKKLADAYAVFYATPDYMARLGEPVQLEDLKRADFVSLDHAGMMMNALNGIGLGLTKANFPILTENYLVMWELVRQGAAIGILDSVIGDADPAVRRVVPDMDPLVFPIWLVAHRELTTSRRIRMVFDFLADELKRAPVKKP; encoded by the coding sequence ATGGATTGGCGTTCGGTAAAATTTGATTGGAACAAGGCTCGGGCCTTTTTGGTGACAGCCGAGGAAGGCTCGTTGTCGGCTGCGGCGCGGGCATTGGGTATGGCTCAGACGACTCTTGGCCGACAGGTTGAAGGCCTTGAAGAGGAATTGGGTGTCATTTTGTTCGAGCGGGTGGGCAGAGGTCTCACTCTGACGCCGAGCGGGGTGGATCTGCTTGAGCATGTCCGCGGCATGGGTGAAGCAGCTGGACGCGTGTCTCTTGCGGCTCTTGGACAGACACAGGCTCTTGAGGGGACGATCTGCATTTCGGCCAGCGAGACCTATGCGGCTGTGCTCCTGCCGCCGATCATCGCAAAATTGCGAAGGCAAGAGCCGGGTATTCAGGTCGAGATTGTCGTTGCCAATCACGCCAGCGATCTAAGGCGCCGGGAGGCCGATATCGCCATCCGCAATTTTCGCCCGACCGAACCTGACCTGATAGCCAAAAAGCTCGCCGATGCCTATGCAGTCTTCTACGCCACGCCGGACTATATGGCCCGATTGGGCGAGCCTGTGCAGCTTGAAGACCTGAAGCGCGCTGACTTTGTTAGCCTCGATCACGCGGGCATGATGATGAACGCCCTCAATGGTATCGGACTCGGCCTGACCAAAGCGAATTTCCCGATCCTTACAGAGAATTATCTGGTCATGTGGGAACTGGTTCGCCAAGGCGCGGCGATTGGCATTCTGGATTCTGTCATCGGCGATGCGGACCCTGCAGTCAGGCGGGTGGTCCCGGACATGGACCCATTGGTCTTTCCGATCTGGCTTGTTGCCCATAGAGAGCTGACAACGAGCCGACGAATCCGAATGGTGTTTGACTTTCTCGCCGATGAGCTGAAGCGCGCGCCTGTCAAGAAGCCTTGA
- a CDS encoding NAD(P)-dependent oxidoreductase, with protein MTTLVVGASGATGLRLVEQLLNRGERVRAVVRSAESLPDKLRHHKGLDLIEASLLDLDDQEMAKLVDGCSAVASCLGHNLTFKGMFGHPRRLVTDATRRLARAIQQHNANAPVRFVLMNTTGNSNRDLEEHVSCAQRLVIGLLRVFLPPHLDNEKAADFLRTRIGQDDERIEWVAVRPDGLIDLEEVTAYTLHPSPTRSAIFDAGTTSRINVAHFMAELICSDAVWRQWKGQMPVIYNRVEPSTD; from the coding sequence ATGACAACATTGGTGGTGGGAGCAAGTGGCGCAACGGGGCTGCGGCTGGTGGAGCAATTGCTCAATAGGGGCGAGCGGGTGAGGGCGGTGGTTCGCTCAGCTGAAAGCTTGCCGGACAAACTACGACATCACAAAGGGCTTGACCTGATTGAGGCAAGCCTTCTTGATCTTGATGACCAAGAGATGGCCAAACTGGTGGACGGATGCTCCGCCGTGGCCTCTTGCCTGGGGCATAATCTCACCTTCAAGGGCATGTTCGGCCATCCACGCCGTCTGGTAACAGATGCAACGCGTCGTCTTGCCAGAGCCATTCAACAGCATAATGCCAATGCGCCTGTGCGCTTTGTTCTGATGAACACGACAGGCAACAGCAATCGGGATCTTGAAGAGCACGTCTCCTGTGCCCAACGTTTGGTGATCGGCCTTTTGCGGGTCTTCTTGCCGCCCCACTTGGACAATGAAAAGGCAGCCGATTTTCTGCGTACTCGGATCGGCCAAGACGATGAACGGATTGAATGGGTTGCCGTTCGCCCCGATGGGCTGATCGATCTGGAGGAGGTCACGGCCTACACCCTTCACCCGTCGCCAACAAGAAGTGCAATTTTTGACGCAGGCACCACAAGTCGCATCAACGTGGCGCATTTCATGGCCGAATTGATCTGTTCCGATGCGGTTTGGCGCCAATGGAAGGGCCAAATGCCCGTTATTTACAACCGGGTTGAACCTTCTACGGATTGA
- a CDS encoding ATP-binding protein, with translation MTSMKPTLHMLCGKIAAGKSTLASELASRDKTVRISEDDWLGTLFADQMATGKDYLRCAAKLQSVMGPHILELLKAGVSVVLDFPANTVETRQWMRDILAQTDADHALHLLDASDDVCLKRLQKRNASGEHPFAVTQEQFERFSAHFVPPTPEEGFTIVTHRVES, from the coding sequence ATGACATCCATGAAGCCAACACTGCATATGTTGTGCGGCAAGATCGCGGCTGGAAAATCAACATTGGCATCAGAGCTGGCCAGCAGAGACAAGACGGTCCGGATTTCTGAAGATGATTGGCTGGGCACTCTTTTTGCGGACCAGATGGCAACGGGCAAGGACTATTTGCGCTGTGCTGCCAAACTGCAATCCGTCATGGGCCCGCATATCCTCGAATTGCTGAAAGCCGGTGTTTCCGTCGTGCTCGATTTCCCCGCCAACACGGTCGAAACCCGCCAATGGATGCGCGACATCCTCGCACAGACAGATGCAGATCACGCGTTACACCTCTTGGATGCATCAGATGATGTCTGTCTCAAAAGGCTTCAGAAACGCAATGCAAGCGGCGAGCATCCGTTCGCTGTCACACAAGAGCAATTCGAACGGTTCTCGGCGCATTTTGTCCCGCCGACACCCGAGGAAGGCTTTACCATTGTCACGCATCGGGTGGAGTCATAG